The genomic interval TCGCGCGCGGTGACCATGCGCGGCGCCGCGGACGCGCTGCGCGAGGATGCCGGGATGCCGATCGGCGCAGCGGATCGAGTGCACGAGGAATCGATCGTGTCCCAGCTCCGCGAGAAGGTCGGAATTGGCGTCTTCGAGGAGGCCTGGAGCGCCGGACGCTCGATCGGCCTCGATGAGGCGATCGCTCAGGCGCAGAGCTGGCTCGAGAGTGTCCCGATGCCGAACGGAACTCCGGCCGTCGGTTGAGCCGGGCGCTTCGCCGTCTTCCTCCAACACTCGAAGCCAATCCCTGGGCGCGCCGCGTCACCATGCGACGCGATGCCGGTGACGCGCTCATCGATCTGACCGTCTCGAACCCCACGCGGGTCGGCCTCACGCTCGCCAGCACCGAGACCCTGCAGACCCTGACCGACCCCAAGGGCTTCGACGATCGGCCCGAGCCACGCGGCCTCTCGAGCGCGCGTGAAGCAGTCGCCTCCTACTACGCCGCCCGCGGCACGCCGGTCGATCGTGAGGCCATCGTGCTCACGAGCGGCACCAGTGAATCGTATGCGCATCTCTTCCGACTGCTCGCCGAACCCCGCGATGTCGTGCTGGTGCCGTCACCGGGCTATCCGCTGATCGAGCCGATCGCCCAACTCGAAGGACTCGAAGTCCATCATTACCGTCTGGCGTGGGACGGCGCCTGGCATCTGGATCTCGGCGCGCTGGACAAAGCGCTCGACATGGCCGGCGCTCGCGCGAAGGCGGTGGTGGTCATCGAGCCCAATCATCCGACCGGCACCTGTCTCTCGTCCGAAGAACGCGAGGCTCTGGAAGCGCGGCTCGAGTCGCGCGGTCTCGCGTTGATCTCCGACGAGGTGTTCGCCGACTTTCCGTGGCCTCCGCGCCGTGAAGGATTCGCCGGCTGGCTGGGCGACCGTCGCGTGCCGACATTCGTGCTGGGCGGACTTTCGAAGTGCTGCGGGCTCCCGCAGCTCAAGCTGGGTTGGATCGCGCTCGCCGGTCCTCGGGCACGCGTCGGAGCACTGCTCGATCGCCTCGAGTGGATTGCCGACCTGTTCCTCACGGTCAACGCTCCCGCGCAGCACGCGCTGCCTACGCTGCTCGAGGGACGCGCGCCGTATCAGGCACGCGTGCGCGAGCGGCTGGCCATCAACCTCGCGGCGCTCGCCGATTTCGCTCGCCAACATCCCGAGGCGACGGCGCTCGGGGGTGGAGGTGGATGGAGCGTGGTCCTTCGCCTGCCTTCGGCGCCGGTGAACGATTGGGCCCTGGCATTGCTCGAGCGCGACGTGATCGTTCATCCCGGCCACTTCTATGACCTCGAACAAGATGGCGCGATCGTCCCGAGCCTCATCCCCGAGCGCGCGACGTTCGCGGCCGGTATTCAACGAATTGCGGAGGTTCTGTCCGCGATTTGACTTGCGGCCGCGGTGGGAAGGCGGCATCCGGCGCTCGTCGCAGCATGCCGGGTGCTCGTAGCGGCTGCCGTTGTAAGAAGGACGGCCGACCTTTAGATTCGGTTCGCGACCGGGCACGGGAGCCCGGCTTTGACTTCCGCTGAAGGAGCGTACGATGCTGACGACTCACCATCGACGTGGACGTGCTGCTTGCTGGCTGGCGCTCGCGGCGATGCTGCCGATCCTGTTGCTCACCGGGTGCCTCAAGAGGAGCGATCAGCCCCCCAAAGTGAAGCTCGCCTTCGAGAAGTACAAACTGAAGAACGGCATGGAGGTCATCCTCCACCGGGACGCGCGACTGCCGATCGTCGGCGTCAACGTCTGGTACCACGTTGGTCCCGCCAAGGAGACCCAGGGCCGGACCGGCTTCGCCCACCTGTTCGAGCACATGATGTTCCAGGGTTCGGGGCACGTCGGCGAGGACATGCACTTCAAGTATTTGGAAGGCGCGGGCGCCTCGCTGGTGAACGGCACGACCAGCTTCGACCGCACGAACTACATGGAGGATCTGCCCTCCAACCAGCTCGAGCTGGCGCTGTGGCTCGAGAGCGACCGCATGGGCTTCCTGCTCGACAAGCTCGATCAGAAGATGCTGTCGAACCAGCAGGACGTGGTGCGCAACGAGCGGCGTCAGAGCATCGAGAACGCGCCTTACGGTCTGGCCGAGGAAGAGATCTATCACCAGCTCTTCCCGCAAGGGCACCCTTACTACGCGGCAGTCATCGGCTCGCACGGCGACATCCAGGCCGCGCAGCTCGACGACGTGAAGGACTTCTTCAAGAAGTATTACGCGCCCAACAACGCCACGGTCGCCGTGGTGGGTGACATCGACATCGAGAAGACCAAGGCGCTGGTCGAGAAGTATTTCGGCTCGATTCCCGCCGGCCCGGCCGTGGATCCGGTCAACGTGCAGACGCCCCCGATCACGGCGGAGAAGCGCGTCAACATGACCGACCAGGTCGAGCTGCCGCGCACGTACATGGCTTGGGTGACGTCGCCCTTCTTCTCGCCGGGCGACGCCGAGGCCGACATCACCGCGCGGCTGCTCGGCGGCGGCAAGGCCAGCCGCATGTACAAGAGCCTGGTCTACGACAAGAAGATCGCGCAGGACGCGAGCGCGCAGCAGCAGTCCGCCAGCCTCGGTTCGGTGTTCCAGATCACGGTGACCGCCAAGCCCGGCCACAGCACCGAAGAGCTGGAAGCCGCGGTCAACCACGAGCTCGACTCGCTCGCCACGCACGGCCCGACGGAGGCGGAGCTGGCGGCAGTCAAGAACGCGATCTACACCAACATCATTACCAGCCTCGAGAACGTCGGTGGGTTCGCGGGCGTGGCCGACCGGCTGCAGACCTACAACCACTTCGTCGGCGATCCCGACTATCTCAACAAGGATCTGGCCCGTTACAGCGCGGTCACCACGGACGCGATCAAGCAATTCGCCGCCGACCAGCTGGCCAAGAACAAGCGTTTGGTGATGAGTGTGACGCCGGGGGAGAAGGTCCTCCCACCGTC from Candidatus Eisenbacteria bacterium carries:
- a CDS encoding pyridoxal phosphate-dependent aminotransferase; translated protein: MSRALRRLPPTLEANPWARRVTMRRDAGDALIDLTVSNPTRVGLTLASTETLQTLTDPKGFDDRPEPRGLSSAREAVASYYAARGTPVDREAIVLTSGTSESYAHLFRLLAEPRDVVLVPSPGYPLIEPIAQLEGLEVHHYRLAWDGAWHLDLGALDKALDMAGARAKAVVVIEPNHPTGTCLSSEEREALEARLESRGLALISDEVFADFPWPPRREGFAGWLGDRRVPTFVLGGLSKCCGLPQLKLGWIALAGPRARVGALLDRLEWIADLFLTVNAPAQHALPTLLEGRAPYQARVRERLAINLAALADFARQHPEATALGGGGGWSVVLRLPSAPVNDWALALLERDVIVHPGHFYDLEQDGAIVPSLIPERATFAAGIQRIAEVLSAI